Proteins encoded by one window of Micromonospora coxensis:
- a CDS encoding neutral zinc metallopeptidase: MTARSGRRPRGSLAATLAALVAVGCAVGGVGDGGPQEPAAPRPQQSGQAAPPDPGTTRADGTTSVAEFKGDIEDAVDIAERYWAAQFQTSGQRFSPVRRVVPYQREGELSCGGQPLPRNNAVYCSQGDFIAYDVNWSVAAFRQVGDAFVFYLLGHEYAHGVQVRLGIRYSFTIQQELQADCMAGAYLGDSVRDGTLTLDKGDLDEFRDGLLAVGDDPDQPWFAEGSHGTAEQRTDSFFRGYRNSLKACDLS, translated from the coding sequence GTGACCGCACGCTCGGGACGCAGGCCGCGAGGGTCGCTGGCCGCCACGCTGGCCGCCCTGGTCGCGGTCGGCTGCGCGGTCGGCGGGGTGGGCGACGGTGGACCGCAGGAGCCGGCCGCGCCCCGCCCGCAGCAGTCCGGGCAGGCGGCCCCACCCGACCCGGGGACGACCCGGGCCGACGGCACCACCAGCGTGGCGGAGTTCAAGGGCGACATCGAGGACGCCGTCGACATCGCCGAGCGCTACTGGGCGGCCCAGTTCCAGACCTCCGGCCAGCGGTTCAGCCCGGTCCGCCGGGTCGTGCCCTACCAGCGGGAGGGCGAACTCTCCTGCGGCGGTCAGCCCCTGCCGCGCAACAACGCGGTCTACTGCTCCCAGGGCGACTTCATCGCCTACGACGTCAACTGGTCGGTGGCCGCGTTCCGCCAGGTCGGCGACGCATTCGTGTTCTACCTGCTGGGCCACGAGTACGCCCACGGCGTCCAGGTGCGCCTGGGCATCCGCTACAGCTTCACGATCCAGCAGGAACTCCAGGCCGACTGCATGGCGGGGGCGTACCTCGGCGACTCGGTGCGCGACGGCACCCTCACCCTCGACAAGGGCGACCTCGACGAGTTCCGCGACGGGCTGCTCGCCGTCGGCGACGACCCCGACCAGCCGTGGTTCGCCGAGGGCTCGCACGGCACCGCCGAGCAGCGCACCGACTCGTTCTTCCGGGGCTACCGCAACTCGTTGAAGGCCTGTGACCTGAGCTGA
- a CDS encoding HAD family hydrolase, producing MLFDMDGTLVDSEKLWDVALRELAQEYGAVLSDSARRAVIGTSMAEAMRIVHDDFGQPHRDPAVSAAWIDARILELFRSGLRWRPGALTLLRAVRAAGIPTALVTSSGRALVEVALDTLGRDSFDAVVCGDEVDSTKPHPEPYLTAARLLDVPIARCVAIEDSPTGVASALAAGAAVLAVPAEVPLAPTDGVHLLESLTGADLELLAALLGEPPA from the coding sequence GTGCTCTTCGACATGGACGGCACCCTGGTCGACAGCGAGAAGCTGTGGGACGTCGCGCTGCGCGAGCTGGCGCAGGAGTACGGGGCCGTCCTGTCCGACTCCGCCCGCCGCGCGGTGATCGGCACCAGCATGGCCGAGGCGATGCGGATCGTGCACGACGACTTCGGTCAGCCCCACCGCGACCCTGCCGTCAGCGCCGCCTGGATCGACGCGCGGATCCTGGAGTTGTTCCGCTCCGGCCTGCGCTGGCGGCCCGGCGCGCTGACCCTGCTGCGGGCGGTGCGCGCCGCCGGCATCCCCACCGCGCTGGTCACCTCCAGCGGACGCGCGCTGGTGGAGGTGGCCCTGGACACCCTGGGGCGGGACAGCTTCGACGCGGTGGTCTGCGGCGACGAGGTGGACTCCACCAAACCGCACCCGGAGCCGTACCTGACCGCCGCCCGGCTGTTGGACGTGCCGATCGCCCGGTGCGTGGCGATCGAGGACTCGCCGACCGGGGTGGCCAGCGCGCTCGCCGCCGGGGCGGCGGTGCTGGCGGTGCCGGCGGAGGTGCCGCTCGCGCCGACCGACGGCGTACACCTGCTGGAGAGCCTGACCGGGGCGGACCTGGAGCTGCTGGCGGCGCTGCTCGGCGAGCCGCCGGCCTGA